The Desulfosoma sp. DNA window TACTGGCGAAGGCCCCACCCTTTTTTACGGCATCGTTGAGCATGGCCAAAACGGCGGTGGATCCCGGAACACCGATGCTTTTCAGACCCAAGCTTTGAAATATTTCTCCCACACTGTCTCCGACATTTGGGGTTGGTGCAAGGCTCAGATCCACCACACCAAAGGGAATTCCAAGTTTTCGGGCCACCTCCCGGCCGATAAGTTCACCCACGCTGGTCACTTTGAAAGCCGTGCGTTTGATGACTTCGGCCAGTTGTCCCAGATCCAGCCCTGGATTGGCTCTTCTGGCGCGATCAATGGCTTTTCGTACCACCCCAGGACCGCTTACCCCCACATTGATCACACACTCTGGTTCGCCGATACCCAAGTAAGCTCCGGCCATGAAAGGAATATCTGGAGGAATGTTGGCAAAAACGCACAGCTTGGCACACCCGATGCCGTCAGCGTGCGCTGTAGCTTCGGCCGTGCGCTTGATAACGTGACCCATCATATAAACGGCGTCCATGTTGATTCCGGCTTTGGTGGCGGCCACATTGACCGAGGCGCACACGCGTTCGGTCTGAGCGAGAGCCTCCGGAATGGCGTCTATCAGGCTTACATCTCCGTTTGTAAATCCTTTCTCCACTAGAGCGCTGAAACCGCCGATGAAATCCACTCGAACCGTTCGAGCTGCTTCATCAAGGGTTTGAGCCACCTTCACCAGGTCTTCACGCCCAAGGGAAGCGCCCACAACGGCAATGGGACTGACAGCGACACGTTTGTTGACCACCGGAATCCCGTATTTGTCCCCGACATCATCGCAAACCGACACCAAATTTTGGGCGAGGCGAACAATTTTCTGCCGGACTTTATCACAGAAAGCATGAACATCAGGATCGGCACAATCAAAGAGGCTCACGCCCAGGGTCACCGTACGCACATCCAAATGCTCACTTCGAAGCATTTCCAGAGTTGAGAGAATTTCACGGTCCGAAAGCATACCTAAGATAAACTCCTGACGCGAATTTTTGGGTGTTGTTCATCAAAATCAAATTCGATGAATAGCCTCAAAAATGTCCCGATGCTGAAGGCTCAGATCCAGCCCCAAATCCTCCGCCCTTTGGCGAAGGGCTTTGCGAAAGGCCTGCTGGTCGATATGCACAGGGATGTCCACCTCGTAAATCATCACGTTGCGTCGAGGATCGCTCCCGCCTCGAAAAGCGGCACGCAGGTTCGTGATGTTGACGCCAAACCGAGCCATAACCTCCGTGATGCCGGCCACAAGGCCCAAACGATCAGGTCCGATGGTGGTGACAACGAAAGGTTGGCTTGGCGGTGCCTGGTAACGCTCTGATTCCTGAACGGGTTTGAGTAGGACGGCAAGTCCCAGAGGCGTAAGGTTTTCCGCGAGCTTTTCCTCGAGAGACTTCATGGACAGTTCTTCGGGTAACGACGCGATAAAAACCCCCGCAAACTCGGATTGAAGAATGGTCTGACTGACATCTTCGATATTACATCTATTTTCAGAAAGGACTCGAGAAACGGCGGCGACGATTCCCGGTCTGTCCGATCCGAGAACGGAAATGACCACCTTTGTCACAGCCATGGCCAAAACCTCCACATCACATGAAATCGATCTTCTAAGAGCCCGCACGCTAACGTGAAGGGTCGTAGAAGTCAATGACTCAGGATTCCATCTGGCCGCCCAACGTACAAGCCGAATCAGAAATCAAAAAAATGCAGTTTACGTCTGGAGTGGCGCACCGGTGTGTCGCCCTTAAAGATATAACTTCATTCTTTTTTTGGCAAACAAGCCGATCCGCCTCCACAGGGGTTGGGGTAGGGGGGCGGACACATCGGTCCGCTCCTGAGGAACCGGCTTAGGGGCGAACAATCTTCGTGGAACTCATTGTTTTCGAAGAAATTTTTTGGTCCTGCAGGAAACAGCGAGGTTGGACCTTGCTACAGGATCCGGCACAAAGGTCGTCTTTGGCTTTTGTTACGAAAAAGACACTCGACTTTCTTCGAACCTTCTTGTTAAAAGTTTCTACAATGAGTTTCGTAATGTCCCCCCTTTAGGGCTTGGGATTTTCCACGTGTCACAGAGAGCATACTGAAGGAGAGTACTCATGAAGGTCCTTTTGGTTTACCCGGAGGTTGCCGAAACGTTTTGGAGTTTTAGGCATGCTTTGCGCATCGTGCGCCGCAAAGCGGCTTTTCCTCCCTTGGGGCTTTTGACGGTGGCTGCTCTCTTGCCCGAGCATTGGGAAAAAAGGGTGGTGGACATGAACACACGGCGCTTGAACGACCAAGATATTCTGTGGGCGGATTATGTTTTTGTGAGCGCCATGATCGCGCAGCGCCGATCCACCAAAGAGGTGGTGCGGCGATGTTCGGCGCTCGGGGTACCCGTGGCGGGAGGCGGGCCCTTGTTTTACGGCTATGCCGACGAGTTTACGGATGTGGCCCACGTGGTCATCGGGG harbors:
- a CDS encoding ACT domain-containing protein yields the protein MAVTKVVISVLGSDRPGIVAAVSRVLSENRCNIEDVSQTILQSEFAGVFIASLPEELSMKSLEEKLAENLTPLGLAVLLKPVQESERYQAPPSQPFVVTTIGPDRLGLVAGITEVMARFGVNITNLRAAFRGGSDPRRNVMIYEVDIPVHIDQQAFRKALRQRAEDLGLDLSLQHRDIFEAIHRI
- a CDS encoding PFL family protein, whose translation is MLSDREILSTLEMLRSEHLDVRTVTLGVSLFDCADPDVHAFCDKVRQKIVRLAQNLVSVCDDVGDKYGIPVVNKRVAVSPIAVVGASLGREDLVKVAQTLDEAARTVRVDFIGGFSALVEKGFTNGDVSLIDAIPEALAQTERVCASVNVAATKAGINMDAVYMMGHVIKRTAEATAHADGIGCAKLCVFANIPPDIPFMAGAYLGIGEPECVINVGVSGPGVVRKAIDRARRANPGLDLGQLAEVIKRTAFKVTSVGELIGREVARKLGIPFGVVDLSLAPTPNVGDSVGEIFQSLGLKSIGVPGSTAVLAMLNDAVKKGGAFASSYVGGLSGAFIPVSEDLNISEAARKGHLSLEKLEAMTSVCSVGLDMVALPGDTSAETLAAIIADEMAIGVINRKTTATRLIPVPGKKAGEKAFFGGLLGEATIIPVPNGELSSEFIRLGGRIPAPVQSLNN